CGCTGGCAGTGTAGTCCGGTGCATTTGACATGAAGTCACTGCGGAGTACCCTCCCTGTGCCGAAGAGCGACCAGGAATCGGCGCGTCCCAAGCGTTCCCATCCCCGCAGACGGTCGGAGAAGGTGCTGACCATCAGCACGTTTTCCGCCCATTTGCCATCACCCCTGATGAGGTCGTTGATCTGGTAGATTCCTTTGTCCAGAAGATAGGCGGAGTTCAATACTCCGATGACGAAAAGCGATGCCGCGGAACCATAGAGCAGCAGAGTACCCCAGAAACTCCGGAAGGCGATGGCGAACAAAAAAACGATGGCTGGGTAGACGAGGGTCGTGCGCTGGTGGGAAAGAATGGCGGTTGTCAGGTAAAGCAATCCGAGCAGCAGGAACAATAACCTGCGTTTCGGGATCCGGACCGCCCTCCAGAGGCAGAAACAAGAGTAAATGCCGACGCAACTCAATGCGCTGGCGGAGCCGAAAAGTCCGAATATACGGGGATCCTTCATCATCATCTGCTCCGTGTGGACCATCGATAGGCCGGACAGAGCGTAACTCCACTCGATATTGTTGAAGCCGTTGAAATACTGCCAGATTCCCCAAGCGGCGGCTGGGGCCGCCACGGTGGCCTGCCAAGAGATGCAATCAACCCAGTCCTGGAATGTCTTGAATATCCCGTAGCAGATGGGGATCAAGGTGAGGTAGAGCGTGGTGGTGCCGGCCGTATAGACATTCTGGAGCATTCCGGCATCCCGTCCTTTGACGAGCATGATGATCGCCACGGTGGGAATGATCATGTAGAGAAGAAACCCGATCCCGCCGAAAGTGTACTGACGGCGGATCACGCCGTAGAAGTAGGAGATGTTGATGGCACAGATTGTCAGAAGAGGACCGATCAGGATTTCACTGACGGTTTGTGTGGACTGGACGCCGTAGAATACCCCGATCCTCTTGATTTCATCCGAGTACACCGCCTGCACGACAAGGAAATAGAGGGCGGCTTTGGGGTTCACCAGACCGAGAACAATCCCAAGGATGGTGATGAGTTTGCTGAGTCCTGAAATCCCCCCGGTGGGGTTGAGGAGGATGGAGATCGACGCCCATACGGCAACGACGATGGCGATCGCGATGGCGATGATCTGTCCAGGATTCTTGGAATTCATAGGGTTCCGGATGATGGGCCGGCAGAGATGCGCTCAACTTGGCTGCATACACCGCCTGATGCAACTGCCAAGAGTCTCCCGGAAATCCGTGGGCGTCGGAGCATTCATGGGATTTGGCAAGCTTCCAAGAGGATCTCACGCATGGAGTTCACGTGACATTCCGAGGTAAGTGATGCTTCGTATTTCCGCCTGCCCGCTTCTCCCATGGACTTGGAGAGTTCAGGATGGGCGGCTACCTTGGCCAAAGCATTGGCCAAGGCATCCACGTCTCGAATGGGAATGTGCAATCCGGTTTTTCCGCTCTCAACCAATGACCTGATCCCCCGCCAGTCGGTTGCCACCACGGGGAGCGATGCGGCCATCGCTTCGATCACCACCAGCGGGAGGTTTTCGGAACTGTAGTAGCTGGGGAATGCGAAAACGTCGTGGTTCGCCAACAGTTGCCATTTTTCCTGCCCATAGGCGGGGTGGGGCGCCGGGCAGTGCACATTGGGCGGGAGAGCGGCGATTTTGCTCTCAATCTCCTGTTTGCCGTCATCATTCGGCCAGTTGCCGATCAAGGACAAGCGGATCTTGGAGGGATAGGTGAGGGCCATCTTGCCCACGGCATCGATCAGGTCCAGCACTCCCTTTTCCTTGAAGAGGTTTCCGAGGAACAGAATCCGGAATTCTTCCGAAGGACTCCTTGAAGCCATCGCCGGAGGTGCATCCAAGCCGTTGGGGAGATCAAAGACGCGGTTTTCGGGATAGCTGGGGGCGGGACAACCGGGACCGAGCCGCAATGTCCAGGCTCCTCTCCCATAAGCAAGGCGACCAAGGAGTGAGCGGAGTTTGGATCCCTCAACGAATTCCTGGAGGTTGCCGGAATGATAATGGATCAGGGTCCGCTTGAAGAG
The nucleotide sequence above comes from Akkermansiaceae bacterium. Encoded proteins:
- a CDS encoding glycosyltransferase — its product is MASRSPSEEFRILFLGNLFKEKGVLDLIDAVGKMALTYPSKIRLSLIGNWPNDDGKQEIESKIAALPPNVHCPAPHPAYGQEKWQLLANHDVFAFPSYYSSENLPLVVIEAMAASLPVVATDWRGIRSLVESGKTGLHIPIRDVDALANALAKVAAHPELSKSMGEAGRRKYEASLTSECHVNSMREILLEACQIP